A DNA window from Drosophila pseudoobscura strain MV-25-SWS-2005 chromosome 2, UCI_Dpse_MV25, whole genome shotgun sequence contains the following coding sequences:
- the Dis3 gene encoding exosome complex exonuclease RRP44, producing MQTLREFTRKTKRGNILKIVREHYLRDDIGCGSDLCKYCFQNEVYQLTSKHEIASSLFKFPHYLVLDTNVVLDQIDVLEEDVLHNVIVLTTVLNEVKHKSSSIYKRFNEIIHDRTRNFYVFVNEHHKDTYADRDPGETANDRNDRAIRMATKWYDTHLETSQSSKEFERSGMANTRVVLLTDDAGNRAKAEAEGILVASASEYVKSLEDFPLLLDKLSHKTFDNEKQALPQYPAHLSMKQVLEGLRLKKLLQGSFQASRENYLEGSVNVETYEKGILIQGRECLNRAVDGDLVAVELLPESEWSAPSEIVLEEKNVYADDVPSEERTEEEKDMLKQVQQAAAAASAERTPTGRIVGIVRRKWRQYCGILQPSLIENTNRHIFVPADRKIPRIRIETRQAAKLQNQRIIVTIDTWPRNSRYPQGHFVRSLGPLGDMATENEVILLEHDVPHCKFSEEVLSFLPKLPWSITAEDYAKRVDLRELDICSVDPPGCTDIDDALHCRELPNGNFEVGVHIADVSHFIRPGNALDKEAAARGTTVYLVGKRIDMVPELLSSNLCSLVGGVERFAFSCVWEVDKEANVIDKRFHKSVIKSKRAMTYEEAQVLIDDATQQSEIAKSLRHLNRLAKILKKRRMDNGALVLASPEIRFQVDSETHEPLEVEAKQMRETNSMVEEFMLLANITVAEHIAAEFTECAVLRRHPKPPPTNFDPLVKAARYQGFQVDTETGLVLSHSLDKCVKEDNPYFNTMIRILTTRCMMQAVYFISGSLQKEEFFHYGLAAPIYTHFTSPIRRYSDIMVHRLLAASIGADSTYAQLLERKSNEELCHNLNYRHKMAQYAARASVGLNTHLFFRGKEEDEEGYVLFVRKNALQVLIPKYGLEGTLYLKTDKDGKDGVERTKSEVIFTFNEEDHTQRCGNVVFHSFDPVSVRLSLDSSNVQHEKLVFRLVKPYIKGFSVEPSTDADIPPTKKTKKDTKKKN from the exons ATGCAGACTTTACGCGAATTTACGCGTAAAACCAAGCGTGGAAACATCCTAAAAATTGTACGAGAGCACTACCTACGCGATGACATCGGTTGCGGCTCGGATCTGTGCAAATATTGCTTTCAAAACGAGGTTTATCAATTGACGTCGAAGCATGAGATCGCCAGCAGCCTCTTCAAGTTCCCCCACTACCTGGTGTTGGACACCAATGTGGTGCTGGATCAGATCGATGTGCTGGAGGAGGATGTGCTGCATAATGTGATTGTGCTGACCACAGTGCTGAACGAGGTGAAGCACAAAAGCTCGTCCATCTACAAGCGCTTCAACGAGATCATTCATGATCGCACCAGGAATTTCTATGTGTTTGTCAATGAGCATCACAA GGACACCTATGCCGATCGGGATCCGGGGGAAACTGCCAACGATCGTAATGATCGCGCCATTCGCATGGCTACCAAGTGGTATGACACCCATCTGGAGACATCGCAGTCGTCTAAGGAGTTTGAGCGAAGCGGCATGGCCAACACTCGGGTTGTCCTGCTCACTGACGATGCCGGTAACCGGGCcaaggcagaagcagaaggtATCCTAGTGGCCTCAGCCTCAGAGTATGTGAAATCTCTTGAAGATTTTCCCCTGCTGCTGGACAAATTGTCTCACAAAACCTTCGACAACGAGAAGCAGGCATTGCCGCAGTATCCAGCACATTTGAGCATGAAGCAGGTCCTCGAGGGTCTGCGGCTAAAGAAGCTGTTGCAGGGATCCTTTCAGGCGTCCAGAGAGAACTACCTCGAGGGCAGCGTCAATGTGGAGACCTACGAGAAGGGG ATTCTAATACAAGGTCGCGAGTGTCTTAACCGGGCAGTGGATGGAGACCTGGTGGCAGTGGAACTTTTGCCGGAGAGCGAGTGGTCGGCCCCCAGTGAGATTGTCCTAGAGGAGAAGAACGTCTACGCTGACGATGTTCCGAGCGAGGAGCGCACGGAAGAGGAAAAGGACATGCTGAAGCAAGTGCAGCAAgcggccgctgccgcctcCGCAGAGCGCACACCCACGGGTCGGATCGTGGGCATCGTGCGGCGCAAATGGCGGCAGTATTGTGGCATCTTGCAGCCCAGCCTGATAGAGAACACGAATCGTCATATTTTTGTGCCCGCCGATCGCAAGATTCCCCGCATTCGCATCGAGACGCGTCAGGCGGCCAAGCTGCAGAATCAGCGCATCATTGTGACCATCGATACGTGGCCGCGGAACTCGCGCTATCCGCAGGGGCACTTTGTGCGCTCTCTGGGACCCCTCGGGGACATGGCCACCGAGAATGAGGTGATCCTGCTGGAGCATGACGTCCCCCACTGCAAATTCTCGGAGGAAGTCCTCAGCTTTCTGCCAAAACTGCCCTGGTCAATCACCGCGGAGGACTATGCCAAGCGTGTGGATCTGCGCGAACTCGACATTTGTTCGGTGGATCCGCCCGGCTGCACGGACATCGATGATGCTCTCCATTGTCGCGAGCTGCCCAATGGCAATTTCGAGGTGGGTGTCCACATAGCCGATGTCAGTCACTTTATCCGGCCCGGGAATGCCTTGGATAAGGAGGCTGCTGCCCGCGGCACCACCGTCTATTTGGTGGGCAAGCGCATCGACATGGTGCCCGAGTTGCTCAGCTCCAATCTGTGCTCCCTGGTGGGTGGCGTCGAGCGGTTTGCCTTCTCCTGTGTCTGGGAGGTGGACAAGGAGGCGAATGTGATTGACAAACGCTTCCACAAGAGCGTGATCAAGTCCAAGCGTGCCATGACATACGAGGAGGCGCAGGTACTGATCGATGATGCCACGCAGCAAAGTGAAATTGCCAAATCCCTGAGGCATTTGAATCGACTGGCCAAGATCCTCAAGAAACGACGCATGGATAACGGTGCCCTGGTTCTGGCCTCACCCGAGATCCGCTTCCAGGTGGACAGCGAAACGCATGAGCCCCTCGAGGTGGAGGCCAAACAGATGCGCGAAACCAACTCCATGGTGGAGGAATTTATGTTGCTGGCCAATATCACAGTGGCGGAGCACATAGCCGCCGAGTTCACGGAATGCGCTGTCCTGCGTCGCCATCCGAAGCCACCGCCCACCAACTTTGATCCACTGGTGAAGGCTGCCCGCTATCAGGGCTTCCAGGTGGACACGGAGACGGGTCTGGTATTGTCACATTCGCTGGACAAGTGCGTGAAGGAGGACAATCCATATTTCAACACGATGATTCGCATTTTAACCACACGCTGCATGATGCAGGCAGTCTACTTCATTAGCGGCAGCCTACAGAAGGAGGAGTTCTTCCATTACGGCCTGGCCGCACCCATCTACACGCATTTCACATCTCCCATTCGTCGGTACTCGGACATAATGGTGCATCGCCTGCTGGCTGCTTCGATTGGGGCCGACAGCACATATGCTCAGCTGCTGGAGCGCAAGTCGAATGAAGAGCTGTGCCACAACCTGAACTACCGCCATAAAATGGCACAGTATGCGGCTCGCGCCTCAGTGGGTCTCAACACGCATCTGTTCTTCCGCGGCAAGGAGGAGGACGAAGAGGG TTATGTCTTATTCGTGCGAAAGAATGCCCTGCAAGTGCTCATCCCCAAGTACGGTCTCGAGGGTACTTTGTATTTGAAGACCGACAAAGACGGCAAAGATGGAGTGGAGCGCAC
- the Rrp5 gene encoding protein RRP5 homolog: MVPNEKSFPRGGIIHAEAKSANSNIIFGATQKKAKKGQQSKAKDSFLKELTEEYNDQLESASAETLRLDTLQEDMLVMGVVKESSAISLQIAIPGRMTARTQVGEISEAYTRVAQSAMAGETSDYHDLTELFPVGTIVYGKAIKTDKPGSNRTSVLLSLKPADVHERLHHKNIKKGFVFSGAISEALEHGYVIETGIQGLTAFVACEAAEQTLHVGQLAFLKVKQVKHDASTSSCTCVHVQQDALKIKSQNESNLDYILPGSIVRFNVSKLLKDGLKGSIMNESFTAYVNEHHLANALETPEDYELNEEYHARVLYVMPLTKLVYLTLNLDIKQRAEDVEEQEEEPLKPGSIVEKAKVLRLGSGGVVLLLNKKLKAILSYGSIKANFKGNYDKDEVLSKYGRKTKHKVRVLGYDMIESLYYCSDDPNLVNEKLYSLEDLNPGDIVTAKMIKKDEKINGWTVKIGRLNGIIDQLYLANNLRYEAGQRVRCRVLDISLDRKTCYLSNRSEYLRKDAKLLTSLSAAHEGGVYLGTVVRCEPGYILVKFGDGIKGVLHRQNLSEKSSLSFFEGQTTTFRILSRNKDQITLTLPEDKFQLGEICPVEITNALDAGLEMKITYPADEDEDADQDDEQEPKIEEFLGLIPSSLLSDHVELIAAQKRIHPVGSHTEAACIGQNIFSLRDVPYFSGQLTTDWKTVQVGDIVRAYVKNVSTDQVVDLMVAIRDYNKVVKVHVKMLRLNAVRALPVDLTPDQLLYVKVLSKSVETKTLTVSAKLTDVWSGDLGETAKLVESYFDELMQIRSVLKEKSAPIAKFDLGKTISVIFKGIDPVSNDWLYTVEGSPKVKALLVSSLAPAGSAATPQVGSKQPAVILWIDYADDLLLISTKKVDIEHINTQWLIPSNLIGKTGMKAKVLLKLDSVIVCSLKKGVNPLVICPVRLHANDVENSGSAGLRPGDFCNIGFIHEELPIAVPETVWRLWKGTKRAATATAEETLGPVKAKKAKIEAAPVKSKQEKIEAAPAKSKKAKAEPTPTKRKAEEAVQPQPPTNGQKKVESLTNGISKKNNGQFFEDKTPAKSAKANAETAKGNATQHEAAKARMPGVANFWESDLNQTKDASSDEEEDEPTTAETQTNSNKKKRLSAKEKAKAEVKEEKRLREIEERNADPQARLETIDQYERLVIAQPNNSMSWLKYISFLLSNTEIEKARDLARRAIATISFREPQELRNIWSALLSMELVYGNNFDEVLKEALQSNDPLETYISVVDILKKNNQRERLSSVLVILLKKFKSEPKVWRLVAEAYFWLGKSDQVHSLLQRALRSLPNPEHINLIVAFAKLYENNDDKDMAQTLLDDIVTSYPKRIDIWSVYVDMLIKTGQIDSARNVLDRAVQQKLKPEKMRVIYKKYLTLEKKHGSKATEAKVMQEAEEWVKNFTKSI, from the exons ATGGTTCCTAATGAAAAAAGTTTCCCGCGTGGCGGCATAATCCATGCAGAAGCCAAATCAGCTAACTCCAACATT ATTTTTGGTGCGACACAGAAGAAGGCTAAAAAGGGacaacaaagcaaagcaaaggatAGCTTTCTGAAGGAGCTCACCGAAGAATACAATGATCAGCTGGAATCGGCATCTGCGGAAACGCTCAGGCTTGACACCCTACAGGAGGACATGCTGGTTATGGGAGTCGTCAAGGAAAGCAGTGCCATTTCTCTGCAGATCGCCATACCCGGACGGATGACAGCTCGTACTCAGGTGGGTGAAATATCGGAGGCCTACACACGCGTCGCTCAATCGGCAATGGCTGGCGAAACGAGTGACTATCACGATCTGACAGAGCTCTTCCCCGTGGGCACCATTGTGTATGGCAAAGCCATCAAAACAGATAAGCCGGGCAGCAATCGAACCTCCGTGCTGTTGTCCCTCAAGCCAGCCGATGTCCATGAGAGGCTGCACCACAAGAACATCAAGAAGGGATTTGTCTTTTCCGGTGCCATATCTGAGGCTCTGGAGCACGGCTATGTGATTGAAACGGGCATTCAGGGCCTGACGGCCTTTGTGGCCTGCGAGGCGGCAGAGCAAACGCTGCACGTGGGACAATTGGCGTTCCTCAAAGTGAAGCAAGTCAAACACGATGCCAGCACTAGCAGTTGCACCTGCGTCCACGTACAGCAGGATGCGTTGAAGATCAAGAGCCAGAATGAATCGAATCTGGACTACATTCTGCCTGGCAGTATTGTCAGGTTCAATGTGTCGAAACTTCTAAAGGACGGCCTCAAGGGCAGCATCATGAACGAATCATTCACGGCCTACGTAAACGAACATCACCTGGCCAATGCTCTGGAAACCCCCGAGGACTACGAGCTGAACGAGGAGTACCATGCCCGTGTGCTGTATGTCATGCCTCTGACCAAACTGGTCTACCTGACGCTCAATCTGGATATCAAGCAGAGAGCAGAAGAcgtggaggagcaggaggaggagccgctCAAGCCAGGCTCGATCGTGGAGAAGGCCAAGGTCCTACGCCTGGGCAGTGGTggtgtggtgctgctgctcaatAAAAAGCTGAAGGCCATCCTTTCCTACGGCTCCATCAAGGCAAACTTCAAAGGAAACTATGACAAGGACGAGGTGCTGTCCAAGTATGGTCGCAAAACCAAGCATAAAGTACGCGTCCTAGGCTACGATATGATCGAATCGCTATACTACTGCTCCGACGATCCCAATCTGGTCAATGAGAAGCTCTACAGCCTGGAAGATCTCAATCCGGGGGATATTGTCACCGCAAagatgatcaaaaaggacgaGAAAATCAACGGCTGGACAGTGAAGATTGGCAGGCTGAATGGCATCATCGATCAGCTCTATTTGGCCAACAATCTCCGCTACGAGGCGGGCCAACGCGTGCGCTGTCGCGTCCTCGACATTAGCCTGGATCGCAAGACCTGTTATTTGAGCAATCGCAGCGAATACCTGCGGAAGGATGCCAAGCTGTTGACCAGTCTATCGGCTGCCCACGAGGGTGGCGTCTACCTGGGCACCGTTGTCCGCTGTGAGCCTGGCTATATCCTGGTGAAGTTCGGGGATGGCATCAAGGGTGTCCTCCATCGCCAGAACCTGAGCGAGAAGAGCTCGCTTTCGTTCTTTGAGGGCCAGACCACAACGTTCCGGATACTGAGCCGCAACAAGGATCAGATCACCTTGACGCTGCCCGAGGATAAGTTCCAGCTAGGCGAGATCTGTCCCGTGGAGATAACTAATGCATTGGATGCGGGTCTCGAGATGAAAATCACCTATCCCGCCGATGAGGACGAAGATGCAGACCAGGACGACGAACAAGAGCCAAAGATAGAGGAATTTCTGGGCCTCATTCCATCCAGCCTGCTGTCGGATCACGTGGAACTGATTGCCGCCCAGAAGCGCATCCATCCGGTGGGCTCGCACACGGAGGCCGCCTGCATTGGCCAGAATATTTTCAGCCTACGCGATGTCCCGTACTTCAGTGGCCAGCTCACCACGGACTGGAAGACCGTCCAAGTGGGGGACATAGTGCGGGCGTATGTCAAAAATGTATCCACCGATCAGGTGGTGGATCTTATGGTGGCCATACGCGACTACAACAAGGTGGTGAAGGTGCACGTGAAGATGCTGCGCCTGAATGCCGTGCGGGCATTGCCCGTTGATCTTACGCCCGATCAGCTGCTGTACGTGAAGGTTCTCAGCAAATCTGTGGAGACCAAGACGCTGACAGTCTCGGCCAAACTCACGGATGTGTGGAGCGGGGATCTGGGCGAGACGGCCAAGCTGGTGGAGAG CTATTTCGATGAATTGATGCAGATTAGGTCTGTACTGAAGGAGAAATCCGCACCCATTGCCAAATTCGATTTGGGGAAAACCATCAGCGTGATCTTCAAGGGCATTGATCCGGTGTCCAACGATTGGCTCTATACAGTAGAGGGCTCTCCAAAGGTGAAGGCTCTGCTGGTCTCCAGTCTGGCTCCAGCAGGCAGCGCCGCCACCCCTCAGGTGGGCAGCAAACAGCCGGCCGTGATCTTGTGGATCGATTATGCCGACGATCTGCTGCTTATCAGCACCAAGAAGGTGGATATTGAGCACATCAATACCCAATGGCTGATACCCAGCAATCTCATTGGCAAGACCGGAATGAAGGCCAAGGTTTTGCTCAAACTGGACTCCGTTATCGTCTGCTCTCTAAAGAAGGGCGTCAATCCGTTGGTCATCTGTCCCGTGCGGCTGCATGCCAACGATGTGGAGAACTCGGGCAGTGCGGGTCTGCGGCCCGGAGATTTTTGCAATATTGGATTCATACACGAAGAGCTGCCCATCGCTGTGCCAGAGACAGTCTGGCGTTTGTGGAAGGGCACAAAgcgagcagcaacagcgacagcagagGAAACCCTGGGTCCAGTTAAGGCCAAGAAGGCCAAGATTGAGGCAGCTCCAGTCAAGAGCAAGCAGGAAAAGATTGAGGCAGCTCCAGCCAAGTCCAAGAAGGCCAAGGCGGAGCCAACTCCCACCAAACGAAAGGCAGAAGAGGCAgtacagccacagccgcctACCAATGGACAGAAGAAGGTTGAGTCCCTGACAAATGGCATCTCCAAAAAGAATAATGGCCAATTCTTTGAGGACAAAACCCCAGCCAAAAGTGCAAAGGCAAATGCAGAGACAGCCAAGGGTAACGCCACACAGCATGAGGCGGCCAAGGCCCGCATGCCAGGTGTTGCCAATTTCTGGGAGAGCGACTTAAACCAGACGAAAGATGCATccagcgacgaggaggaggatgagccAACAACTGCCGAAACTCAGACAAACTCCAACAAAAAGAAGCGTCTCAGTGCCAAGGAGAAGGCCAAAGCGGAAGTCAAGGAAGAGAAGCGCCTGCGGGAAATCGAGGAACGCAATGCCGATCCCCAGGCTCGACTGGAGACCATCGACCAGTACGAACGTCTGGTCATTGCCCAGCCAAACAACAGCATGTCCTGGCTGAAGTACATTTCGTTCCTTCTGTCCAACACGGAGATTGAGAAGGCACGCGATCTGGCCCGAAGAGCCATCGCAACGATTTCCTTCCGCGAACCGCAGGAACTGCGAAACATTTGGAGTGCCCTGCTCAGCATGGAGCTCGTCTACGGCAACAACTTTGATGAGGTGCTCAAGGAGGCACTGCAGAGCAATGATCCCCTGGAGACGTACATCAGTGTGGTCGACATTCTGAAGAAGAACAACCAACGGGAGCGCCTCTCCTCGGTGCTCGTCATCCTTCTGAAGAAGTTCAAGTCTGAGCCGAAGGTGTGGCGTCTGGTGGCTGAAGCCTACTTCTGGCTGGGAAAATCCGATCAGGTTCATTCCCTGCTGCAACGGGCCCTGCGCTCGCTGCCAAACCCAGAGC ACATCAACCTCATTGTGGCCTTTGCCAAGTTGTACGAGAATAACGATGACAAGGACATGGCCCAGACGCTGCTCGACGACATTGTCACTTCGTATCCGAAACGCATTGACATCTGGAGTGTCTACGTGGATATGCTGATCAAAACGGGACAAATTGACTCCGCGAG AAACGTTTTGGATCGTGCTGTGCAGCAGAAGTTGAAGCCCGAGAAGATGCGAGTAATCTACAAAAAGTATCTGACACTGGAGAAAAAACATGGCTCCAAGGCGACAGAGGCCAAGGTGATGCAGGAGGCTGAGGAGTGGGTGAAGAACTTCACCAAGTCAATCTAG